The following proteins come from a genomic window of Halomarina ordinaria:
- a CDS encoding 5' nucleotidase, NT5C type — MNLRTGPERTVLVDVDGTLCANIPRLVEYVDERYGVSLAEPDITEWSYPVEGTDRHVGELIHDAMADRPEEFLLSMDPLPGAAGAMARLRDHGHEVRIATHRPAETHPVTRRWLDDHDVPYDAFVEEVPPDKGALPGDLLVDDYHLNVRNALAAGKAGALFRQPYSDPAACEGALVADSWRDFLGAVGFEA; from the coding sequence ATGAACCTCCGCACCGGCCCCGAGCGCACGGTTCTGGTCGACGTCGACGGGACGCTCTGCGCGAACATCCCGCGGCTCGTCGAGTACGTCGACGAACGATACGGCGTCTCGCTGGCCGAACCCGACATCACCGAGTGGAGCTACCCCGTCGAGGGCACCGACAGGCACGTCGGCGAACTCATCCACGACGCGATGGCCGACCGCCCCGAGGAGTTCCTGCTGTCGATGGACCCACTTCCCGGCGCGGCGGGGGCGATGGCCCGCCTGCGCGACCACGGTCACGAGGTCCGCATCGCCACCCACCGCCCGGCCGAGACGCACCCGGTCACCCGCCGGTGGCTCGACGACCACGACGTCCCCTACGACGCGTTCGTCGAGGAGGTGCCCCCGGACAAGGGGGCGCTCCCGGGTGACCTGCTGGTCGACGACTACCACCTGAACGTCAGGAACGCCCTCGCGGCGGGGAAGGCGGGCGCGCTCTTTCGTCAGCCGTACAGCGACCCGGCGGCCTGCGAGGGTGCCCTCGTCGCCGACTCCTGGCGCGACTTCCTCGGGGCCGTCGGGTTCGAGGCGTGA